A genomic region of Enterococcus sp. 12C11_DIV0727 contains the following coding sequences:
- a CDS encoding 1-deoxy-D-xylulose-5-phosphate reductoisomerase produces the protein MKNIALLGATGSIGTNTVDVVMAYPELFKIVSLTFHSNSEKGTELIERLKPRYVGVGSEKIKAELTDRFPDIEFGVGAEGLVGAAIHEAVDVVLTAITGSVGLLPTMAAIEVGKDIALANKETLVMAGKWVMEAAEKNNVNILPVDSEHSAIFQCLEGQKADNLKELVITASGGSFRDQTRDELETVTLEQALNHPNWSMGKKITIDSSTMMNKGLEVIEAHWLFGTDYDKIKVVLHKESIVHSMIALKDGAYLAQMGPSDMREPIQYALTYPDRLPIKNELAFDLTQIGQLNFEPMDFNRFPMLDLAFTVGKKGGAYPTVYNAANEIAATSFIDGKISYLQIEQFVQRAVDHYQETTEVTLSEVIEIDKQTRTIVERWIKEEGRL, from the coding sequence ATGAAAAATATAGCATTATTAGGAGCAACAGGCTCTATTGGCACAAACACCGTAGATGTTGTTATGGCATACCCTGAACTCTTTAAAATCGTTTCGCTGACGTTTCATTCCAATAGTGAAAAAGGGACAGAATTAATAGAACGCTTGAAACCACGATATGTCGGTGTGGGCTCAGAAAAAATCAAAGCAGAGTTAACGGACCGCTTTCCCGATATCGAGTTTGGTGTAGGAGCAGAAGGTCTTGTAGGAGCTGCCATACATGAGGCAGTGGATGTTGTCTTAACCGCTATAACAGGAAGTGTAGGGTTACTCCCTACGATGGCGGCCATCGAAGTAGGGAAAGATATTGCTTTAGCCAATAAAGAGACCTTGGTCATGGCAGGAAAATGGGTCATGGAAGCAGCAGAAAAAAATAATGTCAACATCTTACCAGTCGATAGTGAACATTCAGCGATTTTCCAATGTTTAGAAGGGCAGAAAGCTGATAACTTGAAGGAGTTAGTGATTACCGCTTCAGGAGGCAGCTTTAGAGACCAGACACGTGATGAGTTGGAAACTGTGACCTTAGAACAAGCCTTAAACCATCCAAATTGGTCGATGGGGAAAAAAATTACAATAGATTCTTCTACAATGATGAATAAAGGGTTAGAAGTTATCGAGGCTCATTGGTTATTTGGTACAGATTATGATAAAATAAAAGTTGTTTTACATAAAGAAAGTATTGTTCATTCAATGATTGCATTAAAAGATGGGGCTTACTTGGCTCAAATGGGACCAAGTGATATGCGAGAACCAATTCAATATGCATTAACTTACCCGGATCGGTTGCCAATCAAAAATGAGTTGGCATTTGATTTAACTCAGATTGGTCAATTGAATTTTGAACCGATGGATTTCAATCGTTTTCCAATGTTGGATCTAGCTTTTACAGTCGGGAAAAAAGGTGGTGCCTATCCAACTGTCTATAATGCGGCAAATGAAATTGCGGCAACTTCATTTATAGATGGAAAGATTTCGTATTTACAAATCGAACAATTCGTTCAACGAGCAGTCGATCATTACCAAGAGACTACCGAAGTCACTTTATCAGAAGTGATCGAAATCGATAAACAAACAAGAACTATCGTAGAAAGATGGATAAAGGAAGAAGGTCGGTTATGA
- a CDS encoding phosphatidate cytidylyltransferase encodes MRQRVITAAVALVVFIPIIWYGGFVIELAAALLAVVGVYELFRMKGLEIASFEGVLSALGAIFLVLPKDRWFFFLPEKADNFILFYLTVMILLGGLVASKNMYTISQAGFPVITSLYVGVGFQNFVSARHTGFVVLLYALFVVWSTDIGAYFIGKRFGKRKLWPEVSPNKTIEGSLGGILCAVVVAFLFLTLTPNKELFTYNLSIMLLITVVFSVVGQFGDLVESSIKRHYDVKDSGTILPGHGGILDRFDSLLFVFPIMHLFGLF; translated from the coding sequence ATGAGACAACGCGTTATTACAGCGGCCGTAGCATTAGTTGTTTTTATACCGATTATTTGGTACGGCGGTTTCGTGATCGAACTCGCAGCAGCATTATTAGCTGTAGTTGGAGTCTATGAGTTATTTAGAATGAAAGGATTGGAAATCGCTAGTTTTGAAGGCGTTCTTTCTGCTCTAGGGGCAATATTTTTAGTGCTACCTAAAGACCGTTGGTTCTTCTTTTTACCTGAAAAAGCAGATAATTTCATTTTATTTTACCTAACTGTCATGATTTTGCTAGGTGGCTTAGTTGCGTCGAAAAATATGTATACAATCTCCCAAGCAGGATTTCCGGTGATCACTAGCCTATATGTGGGTGTTGGTTTCCAAAACTTTGTGAGTGCTAGACATACTGGTTTTGTTGTCTTGTTGTATGCATTATTTGTTGTTTGGTCGACGGATATTGGTGCATATTTTATTGGTAAACGATTTGGCAAAAGAAAATTGTGGCCAGAAGTTTCGCCCAATAAAACAATTGAAGGTTCACTAGGGGGAATCCTTTGTGCGGTTGTAGTAGCATTCTTATTCTTGACATTGACACCTAATAAAGAGTTATTCACTTATAATTTATCAATCATGTTACTTATCACAGTAGTTTTTTCGGTTGTTGGTCAGTTTGGCGATTTAGTCGAGTCATCAATCAAGCGACACTATGATGTGAAGGATTCTGGAACTATTTTACCAGGGCATGGCGGGATCTTAGATCGATTTGATAGCCTACTTTTTGTTTTTCCAATTATGCATTTATTCGGACTATTTTAA
- a CDS encoding isoprenyl transferase gives MLRFFPQKNKYIQEESTFTFDSKGPIPKHVAVIMDGNGRWAQNRRLPRIAGHKEGMNTVKKITKHASKLGVKVLTLYAFSTENWKRPSEEVSFLMQLPVDFFDTFVPELIKENVKVHVMGYKEFLPEHTQDAVERAIDQTKNNTGMVLNFALNYGSRAEIVTAVKEIAQKTADNELSAEEITENTIADHLMTGFLADDLRDPELLIRTSGEERISNFLLWQIAYSELFFTDALWPDFNDTLLESALASFQNRNRRFGGLKKTEEEKK, from the coding sequence ATGTTACGTTTTTTTCCACAAAAGAATAAATACATACAAGAAGAAAGTACTTTTACATTTGATAGTAAAGGACCTATACCCAAACACGTGGCAGTTATTATGGATGGAAATGGAAGATGGGCGCAAAATCGTCGTTTACCTCGGATAGCTGGGCATAAAGAAGGGATGAACACTGTCAAAAAAATCACGAAGCATGCTAGTAAGTTAGGGGTCAAGGTTTTAACCCTATACGCATTTTCTACAGAGAACTGGAAACGGCCCTCTGAGGAAGTAAGCTTTTTAATGCAGCTACCAGTTGATTTTTTTGATACATTTGTGCCCGAACTGATCAAAGAAAATGTAAAAGTTCATGTGATGGGCTACAAAGAATTCTTACCAGAACATACTCAAGATGCGGTAGAGCGAGCAATTGACCAAACAAAAAACAATACTGGGATGGTTTTAAACTTCGCTTTAAATTATGGTTCAAGAGCTGAAATCGTTACGGCAGTTAAAGAAATTGCCCAAAAAACAGCGGATAATGAACTTTCTGCTGAAGAAATCACGGAAAATACAATAGCAGATCATTTGATGACTGGTTTTCTGGCTGATGATTTAAGAGATCCTGAATTGTTGATTCGGACTAGCGGAGAAGAAAGAATCAGTAATTTTTTACTTTGGCAAATTGCCTATAGTGAGTTATTTTTCACAGATGCTTTATGGCCTGACTTTAATGATACATTATTAGAATCGGCACTAGCATCGTTTCAAAATCGGAATCGCCGTTTTGGTGGTTTAAAAAAAACTGAGGAGGAAAAAAAATGA
- a CDS encoding PASTA domain-containing protein has product MSDFLSNFSGENYEKTRQEKNKQKEQSDKLERKKIARPEKKASKQELLADKAVQPEASFGPQNSPENKGNSTGEQYKSLTSEPEDLIYTKKRIKKKKNEPKKATTTSEPVTTATVNQSKNPEEVIETDPTYKKKKIRKFILFGLGGLVAALLLYFGYYQLTHVKVPDFEGKELSEVRVWTTENGVKLQVEQKYDFAKEANIVIHQNVKNKKIKKGKELVVDASLGADPEEAILLPDFKEMKLNDAKSWIKEQKAENLAIIEEYSDKVAAGDYLKFEITNKDVKAENYKRKDKAKVYFSKGKEVFEKNISVPDFAGKAKEEATEWAKKNEITLKTDEADSETVESGKVISQSIGKDTKVAKKESMSVTVSTGKAIVVPDFSQFTAEEAESKANGLQVQVKQLFNDQVPYGQFISQSVEIGKKYTEKEEKPVVQVVYSFGKPYLKDLRDSTLEGDLQKIFYDEYQSKGANITYQVYYVDSTVTKGTVVKMSQYNEFIPINSVVQIGISKGNLKPEENKPSDKPE; this is encoded by the coding sequence ATGAGTGATTTTCTATCAAATTTCAGCGGGGAAAACTATGAAAAAACCCGTCAGGAAAAAAATAAGCAAAAAGAGCAGTCAGACAAACTGGAACGGAAAAAAATAGCAAGACCAGAAAAAAAAGCAAGCAAGCAAGAGCTGTTAGCGGATAAAGCAGTCCAACCTGAAGCTTCCTTTGGACCCCAAAACAGTCCTGAAAATAAGGGGAACTCTACTGGGGAACAGTACAAGAGCCTAACAAGCGAGCCAGAAGACTTAATCTATACCAAAAAACGCATCAAAAAGAAAAAAAACGAACCGAAAAAAGCAACCACTACTAGTGAACCAGTGACAACAGCAACTGTAAATCAGTCCAAGAATCCTGAAGAAGTGATCGAAACAGATCCCACATATAAAAAGAAAAAAATCCGTAAATTTATTCTTTTTGGCTTAGGTGGTTTAGTCGCTGCCCTATTATTATACTTTGGGTATTACCAATTGACCCATGTCAAAGTACCAGATTTTGAAGGAAAAGAATTATCAGAAGTACGCGTCTGGACTACGGAAAATGGTGTGAAACTCCAAGTTGAACAGAAATATGATTTTGCTAAAGAAGCAAACATCGTTATCCATCAAAATGTGAAAAATAAAAAAATAAAAAAAGGCAAAGAATTAGTTGTTGATGCAAGTCTGGGTGCAGATCCTGAAGAGGCTATTTTGCTTCCTGATTTTAAAGAAATGAAATTAAACGATGCAAAAAGCTGGATCAAGGAACAAAAAGCTGAAAACTTGGCAATCATTGAAGAGTACAGTGACAAAGTTGCAGCTGGTGATTATCTAAAATTTGAGATAACCAATAAAGATGTAAAAGCTGAAAATTATAAACGTAAAGATAAAGCAAAAGTTTATTTCTCCAAAGGCAAAGAAGTCTTTGAAAAAAATATTTCAGTACCTGACTTTGCTGGAAAAGCGAAAGAAGAAGCAACAGAATGGGCGAAGAAAAATGAGATTACGCTGAAAACCGATGAAGCCGATTCCGAAACAGTGGAGAGTGGCAAAGTCATTTCACAAAGTATTGGCAAAGATACTAAAGTTGCGAAAAAAGAATCGATGTCGGTCACTGTCTCAACAGGTAAAGCTATCGTAGTACCTGATTTTTCACAGTTTACTGCCGAAGAAGCAGAATCAAAAGCAAATGGCTTACAAGTACAAGTAAAGCAGTTGTTTAATGATCAAGTTCCTTATGGCCAATTTATTAGTCAATCAGTAGAAATTGGAAAAAAATATACTGAAAAAGAAGAGAAACCTGTGGTCCAAGTAGTCTATTCATTTGGGAAACCATACCTTAAAGATTTACGGGATAGTACGTTAGAAGGCGATCTTCAAAAGATTTTTTATGATGAATATCAATCTAAAGGTGCGAACATCACGTATCAAGTTTATTACGTAGATTCTACTGTGACAAAAGGAACGGTAGTTAAAATGAGTCAATACAATGAATTCATCCCAATCAATTCTGTGGTTCAAATTGGGATCAGTAAAGGGAATTTAAAACCAGAAGAAAATAAACCCTCTGACAAACCAGAGTAG
- a CDS encoding ABC transporter ATP-binding protein, whose translation MAILETKNLSYFYQDGDQRRFILKDTSVSFEQGKFYTILGQSGSGKTTFLSLISALDTPKEGQVLLNGQDIKAIGYEKYRRDDISIIFQSYNLVPYLTALENVLVAMSITDNELPANQKEVAYNLLDYIGITSEKADRLVNQLSGGEQQRVAIARALATNVDIILADEPTGNLDEGMEQEIVDIFQNLAKVHNKCVIVVTHSNDIADQSDETYYLKKGVLKKYE comes from the coding sequence ATGGCGATTTTAGAAACGAAAAATCTCAGCTATTTTTATCAAGATGGCGATCAGCGCCGTTTTATTTTAAAAGATACCAGTGTTTCATTTGAACAAGGAAAATTTTACACGATCTTAGGACAATCTGGCTCAGGAAAAACGACCTTTCTTTCTCTGATCAGTGCTTTAGATACGCCAAAAGAAGGACAAGTTCTACTAAATGGGCAAGATATTAAGGCAATTGGCTATGAAAAATACCGTCGTGATGATATTAGTATCATCTTTCAAAGCTATAATTTAGTTCCTTATTTGACTGCTTTAGAAAATGTCTTAGTTGCAATGTCGATTACAGATAATGAGCTGCCAGCGAATCAAAAAGAAGTGGCCTATAACCTCTTGGATTATATTGGTATTACGAGCGAAAAGGCAGACCGACTTGTAAACCAACTCTCTGGTGGTGAACAACAACGTGTTGCAATTGCTAGAGCTTTAGCAACAAATGTCGATATCATTTTAGCGGATGAACCAACAGGAAATTTAGATGAAGGTATGGAACAAGAAATTGTCGACATCTTTCAAAACCTTGCTAAAGTCCATAATAAATGTGTTATTGTTGTGACACATTCCAATGATATTGCTGACCAGTCTGATGAGACTTACTACCTGAAAAAAGGTGTGTTAAAAAAATATGAGTGA
- a CDS encoding ABC transporter permease — protein MNFINRALCSVTRKKGKSLILFAVIFVLGNVIAGSIAIQQSTQNVEKSVKKQLGGMATIQLDYENNQEEFAKEDLKIDQLKVDLMKKIGDSPYVKYYDYNALSMSQTKELKSATLDAEQSGAMMEGFTLKGSNYHKILDVEEKSIKLVDGKVFTQEEIDNGKNVGLISSKVAEENGLSVGDQMVMDTRGYDYNESGEEKELFKIDVPIQIIGIFEPTTVEMKDKEKKKNDEQEMNKQFMSLQQINTIYLPNKTVLEINKDYTEKLKKVAPDSMFIPEEDQEEYYTPIYVLKSPDDVEAFKQETQPLLPKLYTVKASTDQYEQIGGSMKKMSQISGYVVMIAVIATLLIISLVVLLFMRDRKHELGIYLSLGDKRSHVMGQIIIEMLIISGIALILSLITGNFLGKIVSESLLNSDLLSNSNDQMNMYMGLDGLGSTMLTSDDIMNAYEVKFSLGYIITYLVVGLGTVLLAAILPLLYIVRLNPKKIMM, from the coding sequence GTGAATTTTATTAATCGTGCATTATGCAGCGTTACAAGAAAAAAGGGGAAATCACTCATTTTATTTGCAGTGATATTTGTCTTGGGGAATGTTATTGCAGGATCGATCGCAATTCAGCAGTCGACACAGAATGTTGAAAAAAGCGTCAAAAAACAGTTAGGTGGTATGGCGACTATTCAACTTGATTACGAAAATAATCAAGAAGAGTTTGCAAAAGAAGACCTTAAAATTGATCAACTTAAAGTTGATTTGATGAAAAAAATCGGAGACTCTCCTTATGTGAAATACTATGATTACAATGCTCTATCAATGTCACAAACGAAAGAGTTGAAAAGTGCAACATTAGATGCAGAACAATCAGGAGCAATGATGGAAGGATTTACCTTAAAAGGTTCAAACTATCATAAAATTTTAGATGTTGAAGAAAAAAGTATAAAGTTAGTAGACGGTAAAGTGTTTACTCAAGAAGAGATTGATAATGGTAAAAACGTTGGGCTGATTTCTTCGAAAGTTGCAGAAGAAAATGGACTTTCAGTTGGAGATCAAATGGTGATGGATACTCGAGGCTATGACTATAATGAGAGTGGCGAAGAAAAGGAATTATTTAAAATAGATGTTCCTATACAAATTATAGGGATTTTTGAGCCAACTACGGTAGAAATGAAAGATAAAGAGAAGAAAAAGAATGATGAACAAGAAATGAATAAGCAATTTATGTCATTACAACAAATCAATACGATTTACTTACCAAATAAAACTGTACTAGAAATCAATAAAGACTATACAGAAAAATTAAAAAAAGTCGCACCAGATAGTATGTTTATTCCAGAAGAAGACCAAGAAGAATATTACACACCTATCTACGTACTAAAAAGCCCAGATGACGTAGAAGCCTTTAAACAAGAGACGCAACCTCTGTTACCTAAGTTGTATACAGTCAAAGCATCGACTGATCAATACGAACAAATCGGCGGCAGTATGAAAAAAATGTCTCAAATTTCAGGTTATGTCGTGATGATTGCCGTTATCGCCACATTGTTGATTATTTCCCTTGTGGTTTTATTGTTTATGCGTGATCGTAAACATGAATTAGGCATTTATCTATCATTAGGTGATAAACGAAGTCATGTCATGGGACAAATTATCATTGAAATGCTGATAATAAGTGGAATCGCATTGATTTTGTCGCTGATCACAGGTAATTTCTTAGGGAAAATAGTTTCAGAGTCCTTACTAAATAGTGATCTATTAAGTAATTCTAACGATCAAATGAATATGTATATGGGATTAGATGGATTAGGGTCAACCATGTTAACATCGGATGACATCATGAATGCGTATGAAGTGAAATTCTCATTAGGCTATATCATTACCTATTTAGTTGTTGGATTAGGAACAGTATTGTTAGCGGCTATTTTACCGTTGCTCTATATTGTTCGCTTGAATCCAAAGAAAATCATGATGTAG
- the frr gene encoding ribosome recycling factor produces the protein MSGTVLATAKEKMSKAEQSLQRELGQIRAGRANASLLDRIQVDYYGALTPVNQLAGINIPEARVLMITPFDKNSLEDIEKAIQASDIGISPTNDGTVIRLVIPQLTEERRKELAKDVKKAAENAKIAVRNIRRDAIDELKKQQKSNDITEDELRSLEKDAQKLTDDSVKNIDTITAEKEKELLEV, from the coding sequence ATGAGTGGAACTGTATTAGCAACAGCCAAAGAAAAAATGAGTAAAGCAGAACAAAGTTTACAACGTGAACTTGGCCAAATCCGTGCAGGACGTGCCAATGCAAGTCTGTTAGACAGAATTCAAGTGGATTACTATGGCGCACTTACACCAGTGAACCAACTTGCTGGAATTAATATTCCAGAAGCACGTGTTTTAATGATCACGCCATTTGATAAAAACTCACTGGAAGATATCGAAAAAGCTATCCAAGCAAGTGATATCGGTATTAGCCCGACCAATGACGGCACGGTGATTCGTTTAGTGATTCCGCAATTAACAGAAGAACGTCGTAAAGAATTAGCAAAAGACGTGAAAAAAGCTGCAGAAAACGCTAAAATTGCTGTTCGAAACATTCGTCGTGATGCAATCGATGAACTAAAAAAACAACAAAAAAGTAACGATATTACTGAAGATGAATTACGTAGCTTGGAAAAAGACGCACAAAAGCTAACAGATGATAGTGTTAAAAATATTGATACTATTACTGCTGAAAAAGAAAAAGAACTTCTAGAAGTTTAA
- the pyrH gene encoding UMP kinase, producing MVKPKYQRVVLKLSGEALAGEEGFGIKPPTIKEIVEEIKEVHELGIEMAIVVGGGNIWRGQIGAQMGMERAQADYMGMLATVMNALALQDTLENIGVPTRVQTSIEMRQIAEPYIRRRAERHLEKGRIVIFAGGTGNPYFSTDTTAALRAAEINADVILMAKNNVDGVYSADPKLDSSAVKFEELTHLDVISKGLQVMDSTASSLSMDNDIPLVVFNLNETGNIRRACLGENIGTTVRGK from the coding sequence ATGGTAAAACCTAAATATCAACGTGTTGTATTAAAGTTAAGTGGCGAAGCTTTGGCCGGAGAAGAAGGGTTTGGAATAAAACCTCCAACAATCAAAGAGATTGTAGAAGAAATCAAAGAAGTTCATGAATTAGGTATCGAGATGGCAATTGTTGTTGGTGGTGGAAATATCTGGCGTGGGCAAATTGGTGCTCAAATGGGTATGGAACGCGCTCAAGCAGATTATATGGGAATGTTGGCTACTGTAATGAATGCTTTAGCCTTACAAGATACCTTAGAAAATATAGGTGTTCCAACTCGTGTTCAAACATCCATCGAAATGCGTCAAATTGCGGAGCCATATATCCGTCGACGTGCGGAACGTCATTTAGAAAAAGGACGTATCGTGATTTTCGCTGGGGGAACAGGGAACCCATACTTCTCTACCGATACTACTGCAGCGTTACGTGCAGCAGAAATCAATGCCGATGTCATTTTAATGGCTAAAAACAATGTTGATGGTGTATACTCTGCCGATCCTAAATTGGATTCAAGCGCAGTCAAATTTGAAGAATTGACACATTTAGATGTAATCTCAAAAGGATTGCAGGTAATGGACTCAACAGCTAGTTCGCTAAGCATGGATAATGATATTCCATTAGTCGTTTTCAATTTAAATGAAACAGGTAACATTCGCCGCGCATGTCTTGGCGAAAATATTGGAACAACCGTAAGGGGGAAATAA
- the tsf gene encoding translation elongation factor Ts, giving the protein MADISAKLVKELRDMTGVGMMDAKRALVAVEGNMEAAVDHLRENGMAKAAKKNDRVAAEGLANVASNGNFAAIVEVNSETDFVSKNEMFQDLVKKIATEIATNKPANLEEALAIKTDKGTLETELIEATTVIGEKISFRRFELVEKADNAAFGAYLHMGGRIAVLTVLEGTTDEEVAKDVAMHVAAINPRYVNETQIPQEELEHEKSILSEQALNEGKPANIVEKMVVGRLNKFKAEISLVDQPFVKDPDMTVEKYVASKGATVKSFIRFEVGEGIQKREDNFADEVMSQIKK; this is encoded by the coding sequence ATGGCAGATATTTCAGCAAAATTAGTTAAAGAATTACGCGACATGACAGGTGTCGGTATGATGGACGCAAAAAGAGCGTTAGTAGCAGTAGAAGGTAACATGGAAGCAGCAGTTGATCATTTACGTGAAAATGGTATGGCCAAAGCTGCTAAGAAAAATGATCGTGTTGCAGCAGAAGGTTTAGCAAATGTTGCTTCAAATGGTAACTTTGCAGCTATCGTTGAAGTGAACTCTGAAACAGACTTCGTTTCTAAAAACGAAATGTTCCAAGATTTAGTTAAAAAAATCGCAACTGAAATTGCAACAAACAAACCAGCTAACTTAGAAGAAGCTTTAGCAATTAAAACAGACAAAGGCACTCTTGAAACTGAATTGATCGAAGCAACAACTGTTATCGGTGAAAAAATCAGTTTCCGTCGTTTTGAATTAGTAGAAAAAGCTGACAATGCAGCATTTGGTGCTTATTTACACATGGGTGGCCGTATTGCCGTATTAACAGTATTAGAAGGAACAACGGATGAAGAAGTTGCTAAAGATGTTGCAATGCATGTTGCAGCAATCAACCCTCGTTATGTTAACGAAACTCAAATTCCTCAAGAAGAATTAGAACATGAAAAATCAATTCTTTCTGAACAAGCATTAAACGAAGGCAAACCAGCGAATATCGTTGAAAAAATGGTCGTAGGACGCTTGAACAAATTTAAAGCTGAGATTTCATTAGTAGATCAGCCATTTGTTAAAGATCCTGATATGACCGTTGAAAAATATGTTGCATCTAAAGGTGCGACAGTTAAATCATTTATCCGCTTTGAAGTTGGCGAAGGAATTCAAAAACGTGAAGATAACTTTGCAGACGAAGTAATGAGCCAAATCAAAAAATAA